A stretch of the Bos indicus isolate NIAB-ARS_2022 breed Sahiwal x Tharparkar chromosome 13, NIAB-ARS_B.indTharparkar_mat_pri_1.0, whole genome shotgun sequence genome encodes the following:
- the LOC109568079 gene encoding dihydrodiol dehydrogenase 3-like yields the protein MDPKSQRVKLNDGHFIPALGFGTGAPPEVPKSEAVEVTKFAIEAGFRHIDSAYTYQNEEQVGQAIRSKIADGTVKREDIFYTSKVWSTFLRPDLVRPALEKSLKDLQLDYVDLYIIHQPVALMPGETLFPTDENGKPMFDSVDLCRTWEALEKCKDAGLTKSIGVSNFNHKQLEKILNKPGLKYKPVCNQVECHPYLNQSKLLEFCKSHDIVLVAYGALGAQRTLQWVNPNLPFLLEDPVLSAIAKNHKQTPALVALRYQIQRGVVVLAKSYNKKRIKENIQVFDFELTLEDMKAIDGLNSNIRYYDFQQAVDHPEYPYSEEY from the exons ATGGATCCCAAAAGTCAGAGAGTGAAGCTTAATGACGGCCACTTCATTCCTGCCCTGGGATTTGGCACCGGTGCACCTCCAGAG GTTCCTAAGAGTGAAGCTGTGGAGGTCACCAAATTTGCTATAGAGGCTGGGTTCCGGCATATTGACAGCGCTTATACATACCAAAATGAAGAGCAGGTTGGCCAGGCCATTCGAAGCAAGATTGCCGATGGCACTGTGAAAAGAGAAGACATATTCTACACTTCAAAG GTTTGGTCCACTTTCCTTCGTCCAGATTTGGTCCGACCAGCATTGGAAAAGTCACTGAAAGATCTTCAACTGGACTATGTCGATCTCTATATTATTCATCAACCAGTGGCTTTGATG CCAGGGGAGACACTTTTCCCAACAGATGAAAATGGAAAACCGATGTTTGACTCAGTGGATCTCTGTCGCACATGGGAG gccctggagaaGTGTAAGGACGCAGGGCTGACCAAGTCCATTGGGGTGTCCAACTTCAACCACAAGCAGCTGGAGAAGATCCTGAACAAGCCGGGGCTCAAGTACAAGCCCGTCTGCAATCAG GTGGAATGTCACCCTTATCTCAACCAGAGCAAGCTGCTGGAGTTCTGCAAGTCACACGATATTGTCCTGGTTGCCTATGGTGCTCTGGGAGCCCAGCGGACATTACAATG GGTGAACCCAAACCTCCCCTTTCTCTTGGAGGACCCAGTTCTCTCTGCCATTGCCAAAAACCACAAGCAAACCCCAGCTCTGGTTGCCCTTCGCTACCAGATACAACGTGGGGTTGTGGTTCTGGCCAAGAGTTACAACAAAAAGCGGATCAAAGAGAACATACAG gTGTTTGACTTTGAACTGACTCTGGAAGACATGAAAGCAATTGATGGCCTCAACAGCAATATAAGATACTATGATTTTCAACA GGCAGTTGATCACCCTGAGTATCCATATTCTGAAGAATATTGA